A section of the Diabrotica virgifera virgifera chromosome 8, PGI_DIABVI_V3a genome encodes:
- the LOC114334954 gene encoding cuticle protein 8-like, with protein sequence MQVLFIVLFLGLASSYPVEYGGHGLTLLQHAPVAQYAVKAEPVAYPKYKFEYGVKDSHTGDIKEQSEERDGHVVKGEYSLVEPDGTVRKVEYEDDGHSGFNAIVTRSGHAVHPPAPVKVAVPLYHH encoded by the exons ATGCAG GTGCTATTTATTGTGCTGTTCCTAGGCCTTGCTAGCAGTTATCCTGTAGAATACGGAGGCCATGGTTTGACGTTATTACAGCATGCTCCAGTTGCGCAATATGCTGTTAAAGCTGAACCTGTA gCATACCCAAAGTACAAATTTGAATATGGCGTAAAAGACAGCCACACCGGAGACATCAAAGAACAATCAGAAGAACGCGACGGCCACGTCGTCAAGGGAGAATATTCGCTAGTCGAACCCGATGGTACCGTCCGCAAAGTAGAATACGAAGACGACGGCCACAGCGGCTTCAATGCCATTGTCACCAGGTCAGGACACGCAGTCCATCCTCCAGCGCCTGTTAAAGTTGCAGTTCCGCTTTACCATCACTAA